In a genomic window of Streptomyces roseoviridis:
- the sufD gene encoding Fe-S cluster assembly protein SufD → MAEAQNIPAGSTTAGSIAVAAESTVATRMSAPPSFDVADFPVPHGREEEWRFTPLERLRGLHDGTAVATGEGVRVEVEAPEGVTVETVGRDDARLGKAGKPVDRVAAQAYSSFEKASVVTVAKEAVLTEPIRIAVHGQGGVAFGHQVIELGAFAEAVVVIDHTGDAVLASNVDYVLGDGAKLTVVSVQDWDEKAVHVAQHNALVGRDASFKSVVVTFGGDVVRLHPRVEYAAPGGEAELFGLYFTDAGQHQEHRLLVTHNVPHCKSNVAYKGALQGQDAHAVWIGDVLIEAAAEGTDTYELNRNLVLTDGARVDSVPNLEIETGEIAGAGHASATGRFDDEQLFYLMSRGIPETEARRLVVRGFFAELVQQIGLPDVQERLIAKIEAELEASV, encoded by the coding sequence ATGGCTGAGGCTCAGAACATCCCGGCGGGGTCCACCACCGCCGGCTCGATCGCGGTGGCCGCCGAGTCCACCGTCGCCACGCGCATGAGCGCCCCGCCGTCCTTCGACGTCGCGGACTTCCCCGTCCCGCACGGCCGCGAGGAGGAGTGGCGCTTCACCCCGCTGGAGCGCCTGCGCGGCCTGCACGACGGCACCGCCGTCGCCACCGGCGAGGGCGTCCGTGTCGAGGTCGAGGCCCCCGAGGGCGTCACCGTGGAGACCGTGGGCCGCGACGACGCGCGGCTCGGCAAGGCCGGCAAGCCGGTCGACCGCGTCGCCGCCCAGGCGTACTCCTCCTTCGAGAAGGCCTCGGTCGTCACCGTCGCCAAGGAGGCCGTCCTCACCGAGCCGATCCGCATCGCCGTGCACGGCCAGGGCGGAGTCGCCTTCGGCCACCAGGTGATCGAGCTCGGCGCCTTCGCCGAGGCCGTCGTGGTCATCGACCACACCGGTGACGCGGTGCTCGCCTCCAACGTCGACTACGTCCTCGGCGACGGCGCCAAGCTCACCGTCGTCTCCGTCCAGGACTGGGACGAGAAGGCCGTCCACGTCGCCCAGCACAACGCGCTGGTCGGCCGCGACGCCTCCTTCAAGTCGGTCGTCGTCACCTTCGGCGGCGACGTCGTCCGCCTCCACCCGCGCGTCGAGTACGCCGCCCCCGGCGGCGAGGCCGAGCTCTTCGGCCTGTACTTCACCGACGCCGGCCAGCACCAGGAGCACCGCCTCCTGGTCACCCACAACGTGCCGCACTGCAAGTCCAACGTGGCGTACAAGGGCGCGCTGCAGGGCCAGGACGCCCACGCGGTGTGGATCGGCGACGTCCTCATCGAGGCCGCGGCCGAGGGCACCGACACCTACGAGCTCAACCGGAACCTCGTCCTCACCGACGGCGCCCGGGTCGACTCCGTGCCGAACCTGGAGATCGAGACCGGCGAGATCGCCGGCGCCGGCCACGCCTCCGCGACCGGCCGCTTCGACGACGAGCAGCTCTTCTACCTGATGTCCCGCGGCATCCCGGAGACCGAGGCCCGCCGCCTGGTCGTCCGCGGCTTCTTCGCGGAACTGGTTCAGCAGATCGGTCTGCCGGACGTCCAGGAGCGCCTCATCGCCAAGATCGAGGCGGAGCTGGAGGCGTCCGTCTGA
- a CDS encoding non-heme iron oxygenase ferredoxin subunit produces the protein MAFVRACALSELEEDTPKRVELDGTPVSLVRTEGEVFAIHDICSHANVSLSEGEVEDCQIECWLHGSAFDLRTGKPSGLPATRPVPVYPVKIEGDDVLVSVTQES, from the coding sequence ATGGCCTTCGTCCGCGCCTGTGCGCTGAGCGAGCTGGAGGAGGACACCCCGAAGCGGGTGGAACTCGACGGCACGCCGGTGTCCCTCGTCCGCACCGAGGGCGAGGTGTTCGCCATCCACGACATCTGCTCGCACGCGAACGTCTCCCTCTCCGAGGGCGAGGTGGAGGACTGCCAGATCGAGTGCTGGCTGCACGGCTCCGCGTTCGACCTGCGCACCGGCAAGCCGTCCGGCCTCCCCGCGACGCGCCCCGTCCCCGTATACCCCGTAAAGATCGAAGGGGACGATGTGCTCGTCTCCGTCACCCAGGAGTCCTGA
- the sufC gene encoding Fe-S cluster assembly ATPase SufC produces the protein MATLEIHDLHVSVEAENGPREILKGVDLTIKQGETHAVMGPNGSGKSTLAYSLAGHPKYTITGGTVTLDGEDVLEMSVDERARAGVFLAMQYPVEVPGVSVSNFLRTSATAVRGEAPKLRTWVKEVKEAMEKLHMDPAFAERNVNEGFSGGEKKRHEILQLELLKPKIAILDETDSGLDVDALRIVSEGVNRVRETGEVGTLLITHYTRILRYIKPDFVHVFANGRIVESGGAELADQLENEGYDKYVKGGASA, from the coding sequence ATGGCAACGCTTGAAATCCACGACCTGCACGTCTCCGTCGAGGCCGAGAACGGTCCGCGTGAGATCCTCAAGGGTGTCGACCTGACCATCAAGCAGGGCGAGACCCACGCCGTCATGGGCCCGAACGGCTCCGGCAAGTCGACCCTGGCGTACTCGCTGGCCGGCCACCCGAAGTACACGATCACCGGCGGCACCGTCACCCTCGACGGCGAGGACGTCCTGGAGATGTCGGTCGACGAGCGCGCCCGCGCCGGCGTGTTCCTGGCCATGCAGTACCCGGTCGAGGTCCCCGGTGTCTCGGTCTCCAACTTCCTGCGCACCTCCGCCACCGCCGTCCGCGGCGAGGCCCCCAAGCTCCGCACCTGGGTGAAGGAGGTCAAGGAGGCCATGGAGAAGCTCCACATGGACCCGGCCTTCGCCGAGCGCAACGTCAACGAGGGCTTCTCCGGCGGTGAGAAGAAGCGCCACGAGATCCTCCAGCTCGAACTGCTCAAGCCGAAGATCGCGATCCTCGACGAGACCGACTCCGGCCTCGACGTCGACGCCCTGCGCATCGTCTCCGAGGGCGTCAACCGCGTCCGCGAGACCGGCGAGGTCGGCACCCTGCTGATCACGCACTACACGCGGATCCTCCGCTACATCAAGCCCGACTTCGTGCACGTCTTCGCGAACGGCCGCATCGTCGAGTCCGGTGGCGCCGAGCTCGCCGACCAGCTGGAGAACGAGGGCTACGACAAGTACGTGAAGGGTGGCGCATCCGCGTGA
- a CDS encoding cysteine desulfurase yields MTSAHQGLTGLLDTEAIRKDFPLLDRTVHDGKKIVYLDSAATSQKPRQVLDALNAYYERHNANVHRGVYTVAEEATALYEGARDKVAAFINAPSRDEVIFTKNASESLNLVANMLGWADEPYRVDHETEIAITEMEHHSNIVPWQLLSQRTGAKLKWFGLTDDGRLDLSNIEEVITEKTKIVSFTLVSNLLGTVNPVETIIRRAQEVGALVCIDASQAAPHMVLDVQALQADFVAFTGHKMCGPTGIGVLWGRQELLEDLPPFLGGGEMIETVSMHSSTYAPAPHKFEAGTPPIAQAVGLGAAVDYLSAIGMENIARHEHAITEYAVRRLQEVPSLRIIGPTTAEDRGAAISFTLGDIHPHDVGQVLDEQGIAVRVGHHCARPVCLRYGIPATTRASFYLYSTPAEVDALVEGLEHVRNFFG; encoded by the coding sequence GTGACTTCCGCCCATCAGGGGCTGACCGGCCTCCTCGACACCGAGGCGATCCGCAAGGACTTCCCGCTCCTGGATCGCACGGTCCACGACGGCAAGAAGATCGTGTACCTGGACTCCGCGGCCACCTCGCAGAAGCCGCGCCAGGTCCTCGACGCGCTCAACGCCTACTACGAGCGGCACAACGCCAACGTCCACCGCGGCGTCTACACGGTCGCCGAGGAGGCCACCGCGCTGTACGAGGGCGCCCGCGACAAGGTCGCCGCCTTCATCAACGCGCCGAGCCGCGACGAGGTGATCTTCACCAAGAACGCCTCCGAGTCGCTCAACCTCGTGGCCAACATGCTGGGCTGGGCCGACGAGCCCTACCGCGTGGACCACGAGACCGAGATCGCCATCACGGAGATGGAGCACCACTCCAACATCGTCCCGTGGCAGCTGCTCTCGCAGCGCACCGGCGCGAAGCTGAAGTGGTTCGGCCTCACCGACGACGGCCGTCTCGACCTCTCGAACATCGAAGAGGTCATCACCGAGAAGACCAAGATCGTCTCCTTCACGCTGGTCTCGAACCTGCTGGGCACGGTCAACCCGGTCGAGACGATCATCCGCCGCGCCCAGGAGGTCGGTGCGCTCGTCTGCATCGACGCCTCGCAGGCGGCCCCGCACATGGTCCTGGACGTGCAGGCGCTCCAGGCCGACTTCGTGGCCTTCACCGGCCACAAGATGTGCGGCCCGACCGGCATCGGCGTGCTGTGGGGACGGCAGGAACTCCTGGAGGACCTGCCGCCCTTCCTCGGCGGCGGCGAGATGATCGAGACCGTCTCGATGCACTCCTCGACGTACGCGCCGGCCCCGCACAAGTTCGAGGCGGGTACGCCCCCGATCGCCCAGGCCGTCGGCCTCGGCGCGGCCGTGGACTACCTGTCGGCGATCGGCATGGAGAACATCGCGCGCCACGAGCACGCGATCACCGAGTACGCCGTCCGCCGCCTCCAGGAGGTCCCCTCCTTGAGGATCATCGGCCCCACCACGGCCGAGGACCGCGGCGCCGCGATCTCCTTCACGCTCGGGGACATCCACCCGCACGACGTGGGGCAGGTGCTGGACGAGCAGGGCATCGCGGTCCGGGTCGGCCACCACTGCGCGCGGCCGGTCTGCCTGCGGTACGGAATTCCCGCGACCACGCGAGCGTCGTTCTATCTGTACTCCACTCCGGCCGAGGTCGACGCCCTGGTCGAGGGACTGGAGCACGTACGGAACTTCTTCGGCTAG
- the sufU gene encoding Fe-S cluster assembly sulfur transfer protein SufU: MKLDSMYQDVILDHYKHPHGRGLRDGDAEVHHVNPTCGDEITLRVKYDGSRIEDVSYEGQGCSISQASASVLNELLVGKELAEAQRIQGTFLELMQSKGQIEPDDAMEEILEDAVAFAGVSKYPARVKCALLSWMAWKDATAQALGDSEKSVRKSA; the protein is encoded by the coding sequence GTGAAGCTGGATTCGATGTACCAGGACGTCATCCTGGACCACTACAAGCACCCGCACGGGCGCGGTCTTCGGGACGGCGACGCCGAGGTGCACCACGTCAACCCGACCTGTGGCGACGAGATCACGCTCCGCGTGAAGTACGACGGCTCCCGCATCGAGGACGTCTCGTACGAGGGCCAGGGCTGCTCCATCAGCCAGGCCTCGGCCTCCGTCCTCAACGAGCTGCTCGTCGGCAAGGAGCTGGCCGAGGCGCAGAGGATCCAGGGCACCTTCCTGGAGCTGATGCAGTCCAAGGGCCAGATCGAGCCGGACGACGCGATGGAGGAGATCCTGGAGGACGCGGTCGCGTTCGCCGGTGTCTCGAAGTACCCGGCCCGGGTCAAGTGCGCGCTGCTCAGCTGGATGGCGTGGAAGGACGCGACCGCCCAGGCCCTGGGGGACTCCGAGAAGTCTGTGAGGAAGTCGGCATGA
- a CDS encoding metal-sulfur cluster assembly factor, with the protein MTENAEATMKPASEEEIREALYDVVDPELGIDVVNLGLIYGIHVDDSNVATLDMTLTSAACPLTDVIEDQAKAATDGIVNELKINWVWMPPWGPDKITDDGREQLRALGFNV; encoded by the coding sequence ATGACCGAGAACGCCGAGGCCACGATGAAGCCGGCCTCCGAAGAAGAGATCCGCGAGGCGCTGTACGACGTCGTCGACCCCGAGCTGGGCATCGACGTGGTCAACCTGGGCCTGATCTACGGCATCCACGTGGACGACTCCAACGTCGCCACGCTGGACATGACCCTGACGTCGGCGGCCTGTCCGCTGACCGACGTGATCGAGGACCAGGCGAAGGCCGCCACCGACGGCATCGTCAACGAGCTGAAGATCAACTGGGTCTGGATGCCGCCGTGGGGCCCGGACAAGATCACGGACGACGGGCGCGAGCAGCTGCGCGCGCTCGGCTTCAACGTCTGA
- a CDS encoding oxidoreductase: MTYATGPYGYGCPPPPPPKPGVIPLAPLGFGEILTGAFTTYGRYWKPLLGVAVAAYAAAAVVIGAVCLVAWAAVGDDVRRLGDLPGGRSPDFADVQPLIVAFVCVWLVAMAAYVVCSGLVYAAAPAVVQEAVLGRPVGFGAVWRRAWSRLGAVLGAVVLPLLVTVVPMLLLMTGFAFLMGAVFAGLADSEGSGGDAASGFAIVGLLVFVAALALVPLALWLWIKYSLAPTVAVIENQGPMVSLRRSSALVKGSWWRVCGCTLATSMMVGTASGLIQQIIAQAGTIPMSTVDLSGDPGPQELIAAFGGLVVALVVAQLLVQAVAAPFQPLVSALLYVDQRIRRENLAPVLAQTADAS, encoded by the coding sequence ATGACATACGCCACGGGGCCGTACGGATACGGCTGTCCTCCTCCGCCACCGCCGAAGCCGGGCGTGATACCCCTGGCGCCGCTGGGGTTCGGCGAGATCCTGACCGGCGCCTTCACCACCTACGGCCGCTACTGGAAGCCGCTGCTCGGGGTGGCGGTGGCCGCCTACGCGGCGGCCGCGGTGGTCATCGGCGCGGTGTGCCTGGTCGCCTGGGCCGCCGTCGGGGACGACGTACGGCGGCTGGGCGACCTGCCCGGCGGCCGCAGCCCGGACTTCGCCGACGTCCAGCCGCTGATCGTGGCGTTCGTCTGCGTCTGGCTCGTGGCCATGGCCGCCTACGTCGTGTGCAGCGGCCTGGTCTACGCGGCCGCCCCGGCCGTGGTCCAGGAGGCGGTGCTCGGCCGCCCCGTCGGATTCGGTGCGGTGTGGCGGCGCGCCTGGTCGCGGCTCGGCGCGGTGCTCGGCGCGGTCGTCCTGCCGTTGCTCGTCACGGTCGTGCCGATGCTGCTCCTCATGACCGGCTTCGCCTTCCTGATGGGCGCCGTGTTCGCGGGCCTCGCCGACTCGGAGGGCAGCGGCGGCGACGCCGCGTCCGGCTTCGCGATCGTGGGCCTGCTGGTCTTCGTCGCCGCCCTCGCGCTCGTCCCGCTGGCGCTGTGGCTCTGGATCAAGTACAGCCTCGCCCCGACGGTCGCCGTCATCGAGAACCAGGGCCCGATGGTCTCCCTGCGCCGCTCCTCCGCCCTGGTCAAGGGCTCCTGGTGGCGCGTCTGCGGCTGCACGCTGGCGACGTCCATGATGGTGGGCACGGCCAGCGGCCTGATCCAGCAGATCATCGCGCAGGCCGGCACGATCCCGATGTCCACGGTCGACCTGAGCGGTGACCCCGGTCCGCAGGAGCTGATCGCCGCGTTCGGCGGTCTCGTGGTGGCCCTGGTCGTCGCCCAGCTCCTCGTCCAGGCCGTCGCCGCCCCCTTCCAGCCCCTGGTCTCCGCCCTGCTCTACGTCGACCAGCGCATCCGCCGGGAGAACCTGGCCCCGGTCCTGGCCCAGACGGCCGACGCGTCCTGA
- the dapD gene encoding 2,3,4,5-tetrahydropyridine-2,6-dicarboxylate N-succinyltransferase: MTTAPRTTGAVAAGLATLAGDGTVLDTWFPAPELTDAPGPAGTERLTPEAAVDALGEGAAKALGVDARRGVEVVAVRTVIASLDDKPLDAHDTYLRLHLLSHRLVRPHGLSLDGIFGHLANVAWTSLGPVAVDDVEKVRLNARAEGLHLSVTSIDKFPRMTDYVAPSGVRIADADRVRLGAHLAPGTTVMHEGFVNFNAGTLGTSMVEGRISAGVVVGDGSDIGGGASTMGTLSGGGKQIISIGERTLIGAEAGIGIALGDECVVEAGLYVTAGTRVTMPDGQIVKALELSGADNILFRRNSVTGAVEARPYKANWGGLNEILHSHN, encoded by the coding sequence ATGACCACTGCTCCTCGCACCACCGGCGCCGTCGCCGCCGGCCTCGCCACCCTCGCCGGTGACGGCACCGTTCTCGACACCTGGTTCCCCGCCCCCGAGCTGACCGACGCCCCGGGCCCCGCCGGCACCGAGCGGCTCACCCCCGAAGCGGCCGTGGACGCCCTCGGCGAGGGCGCCGCCAAGGCCCTCGGCGTGGACGCCCGCCGCGGTGTCGAGGTGGTCGCCGTCCGCACCGTCATCGCCTCGCTCGACGACAAACCGCTCGACGCGCACGACACCTACCTGCGGCTGCACCTGCTCAGCCACCGCCTGGTCCGGCCGCACGGCCTGAGCCTGGACGGCATCTTCGGCCACCTCGCCAACGTCGCCTGGACCTCGCTCGGCCCCGTCGCCGTCGACGACGTCGAGAAGGTGCGGCTCAACGCCCGCGCCGAGGGCCTGCACCTGTCGGTCACCTCGATCGACAAGTTCCCCCGCATGACCGACTACGTCGCCCCGTCCGGCGTCCGCATCGCCGACGCCGACCGGGTCCGCCTCGGCGCCCACCTCGCCCCCGGCACCACCGTCATGCACGAGGGCTTCGTCAACTTCAACGCGGGCACCCTGGGCACCTCGATGGTCGAGGGCCGCATCTCCGCCGGCGTCGTCGTCGGCGACGGCTCCGACATCGGCGGCGGCGCCTCCACCATGGGCACCCTCTCCGGCGGCGGCAAGCAGATCATCTCCATCGGCGAGCGCACCCTGATCGGCGCCGAGGCGGGCATCGGCATCGCGCTCGGTGACGAGTGCGTCGTCGAGGCCGGCCTGTACGTCACCGCCGGCACCCGGGTCACCATGCCCGACGGCCAGATCGTGAAGGCCCTGGAGCTCTCCGGCGCCGACAACATCCTCTTCCGCCGCAACTCGGTCACCGGCGCCGTCGAGGCCCGCCCGTACAAGGCGAACTGGGGCGGCCTCAACGAGATCCTCCACAGCCACAACTGA
- a CDS encoding SDR family oxidoreductase codes for MTAEQRVALVTGSSSGIGAAVARRLAAAGYRVAVNSARSVEAGEQLAAGLPGAHYLQADVSDEAQATRLVEETVARFGRLDLLVNSAGTTRFIPHDDFAAASPDVWRLLYDVNVIGVWQTVTAAVPHLRRTGGAVVNISSQAGVRPGGSSIPYAVTKAAVNHLTKLLAKTLGPEVRVNAVAPGLIDTPWFDGVEGADAAKEHVASVVPLRRVGRPEDIAEAVHDLANASYITGEVLLVDGGGHLLG; via the coding sequence ATGACTGCTGAACAGCGCGTCGCCCTCGTCACCGGCTCGTCCTCCGGCATCGGAGCCGCCGTCGCCCGCCGCCTCGCCGCCGCCGGCTACCGGGTCGCCGTCAACTCCGCCCGATCCGTCGAGGCGGGCGAGCAGCTCGCCGCCGGACTGCCCGGCGCCCACTACCTCCAGGCCGACGTCTCCGACGAGGCCCAGGCCACCCGGCTCGTCGAGGAGACGGTGGCCCGCTTCGGCCGCCTGGACCTCCTCGTCAACAGCGCCGGCACCACCCGGTTCATCCCGCACGACGACTTCGCCGCCGCCTCCCCGGACGTGTGGCGCCTGCTCTACGACGTCAACGTCATCGGCGTCTGGCAGACCGTCACCGCCGCCGTCCCGCACCTGCGCCGGACCGGCGGCGCCGTCGTCAACATCTCCTCGCAGGCCGGCGTCCGGCCCGGCGGCAGCTCCATCCCGTACGCCGTCACCAAGGCCGCCGTCAATCACCTGACCAAGCTCCTGGCCAAGACCCTGGGACCCGAGGTGCGGGTCAACGCCGTCGCCCCCGGCCTCATCGACACCCCCTGGTTCGACGGCGTCGAGGGTGCCGACGCCGCCAAGGAGCACGTCGCCTCGGTCGTGCCGCTGCGCCGCGTCGGCCGCCCCGAGGACATCGCCGAGGCCGTCCACGACCTGGCGAACGCCTCCTACATCACCGGCGAGGTGCTGCTCGTGGACGGCGGCGGACACCTGCTGGGCTGA
- a CDS encoding GNAT family N-acetyltransferase produces MILRPATRADLPAVLALLADEERVTDPATVTVTAAYERAFADIEADPRNEVLVLVAEEGGPVLGCLQATYIPGLGKGGAERALIEAVRIRADRRGGGLGRELMARAVERAGARGCALVQLTSHKERTDAHRFYASLGFIRSHEGFRLAL; encoded by the coding sequence ATGATCCTCCGTCCCGCCACCCGTGCCGACCTGCCCGCCGTCCTGGCCCTCCTCGCCGACGAGGAGCGCGTGACCGATCCGGCGACGGTGACCGTCACCGCCGCCTACGAGCGGGCGTTCGCCGACATCGAGGCCGACCCGCGCAACGAGGTGCTGGTGCTCGTGGCGGAGGAGGGCGGCCCCGTCCTCGGCTGCCTCCAGGCCACGTACATCCCCGGCCTCGGCAAGGGCGGGGCCGAGCGGGCCCTGATCGAGGCGGTCCGGATCAGGGCCGACCGGCGCGGCGGCGGGCTCGGCCGGGAGCTGATGGCACGGGCCGTCGAACGGGCCGGGGCCCGGGGCTGCGCGCTCGTCCAGCTGACGAGTCACAAGGAGCGGACCGACGCCCACCGCTTCTACGCGTCCCTGGGGTTCATCCGCAGCCACGAGGGCTTCAGGCTGGCGCTCTGA